DNA sequence from the Streptomyces sp. NBC_01264 genome:
GGAGTTCTCGGCCCGGTTGGTCAACTCCTTGTGGGAGCGGTGCTCCACCGACGGCATCACCTCACGATGCGCTGCCCCGTACGAGGCGAGCTTGTCGGTGACGACCACCCGGGGCACCTGCCCGGTGGAGGTGAGGAGCCGGCGGAAGAAACGCCTGGCCGCAGCCTTGTCACGACGGCTCTGCACCAGGATGCCCAGGACGTTGCCGTCGGCGTCCACGGCTCGCCACAAGTGCTTCTGCACCGCGCCGATTTTGATGAAGACCTCGTCGAGGTGCCATTTATCGCGGGTCTGTGGCCGCCTGCGGCGCAGGCTGTTGGCGTAGACCTGGCCGAACTTCCGACACCAGCGGCGGACCGTCTCGTAGGAGACGATCACGCCCCGCTCGAGCATCATCTCCTCCACCTCGCGTAAGGAGAGCGGGAAGCGGAAGTACAGCCACACGCAGTGCGCGATGATCTCGGCCGGGTACCGGTGATTCTTGTACGACGGCACCACAGACGACACGGTCGAGCCCCTCCCCGGACACGGACACAGACAACCCGAAGATCATCCCAGACCGCCGGACAAGGTGACAGCGCCCCTCGGACTGCCCCTGACCTGCAACGCAGCATGATCCACCCGACTATGAATTAGCCCTGCCGTCCCGAGGTGCGAAAACGACTGCTTGCCCTCACTTCTGCCCATACGGGATGGCGCTCCCGGGTGTCAGAGCCATAGGACGGGGGAAGGCGCCATCGGGGCCGATCGGGACAAGCCGAAGCCAGACAAGAGGAACCATGGAACAACACTTTGCACGCGCA
Encoded proteins:
- a CDS encoding IS6 family transposase, producing MSSVVPSYKNHRYPAEIIAHCVWLYFRFPLSLREVEEMMLERGVIVSYETVRRWCRKFGQVYANSLRRRRPQTRDKWHLDEVFIKIGAVQKHLWRAVDADGNVLGILVQSRRDKAAARRFFRRLLTSTGQVPRVVVTDKLASYGAAHREVMPSVEHRSHKELTNRAENSHQPTRQRERAMKGFRSVGGAQRFVSAFTGISPHFRTGRHLITARRHRLEMTVRFTIWNQITGAAGMPAAA